In Candidatus Hydrogenedentota bacterium, the sequence GCTGCCGGGGGTTGAATTGTGAAAGGCAATGCCACTTTCGTTGCGGTCCCCTACAATTTCAACGTGTACACGTCAACATCGTGATAGGCGTCGTGGACAAACAGCGCCTGCCGCTCGGAGCCGGCGTGCTGAAAGCCGAGGGCCTTCAGAAAATCTCCCAGCCCGGGATCACCCGGACCCGCTGCCGCGATCAGCGTGTTGAATGTGGTCTGTCCCGCCGCTTCCTTCAAGATATATCCGAAGCTCTTGCGGAGTCCGCTGTCGGCATAGCCCGCCGGATCTTTCAGGAAGAACCACACCCGCGCCATGCCGAGGCGCGGCTCGGGTCGCAGCTTAAGAAGTCCGAGCGTCTCGTTGCGCTTTGAAACGATCATCAACTCCTGCTCGATGCCTCGCGGATGCAGAGAGTCCATTTCACGGTCATACGTGGTGGCGAGGAACATGCCGTATTCATTGCCGAGGAAGTAGGTGGCATCACTCCAGTTTTCCCAGCGGGTCAAGAGGGGCGCATCCGACACTTCAATGGGCCGCACACCCACTTTCATGGTCATGGCGGTGCGCGCCGCCTGCCAGAGGGAGAGTTTCTTCCGGGGCTGGAGATTCTGGTGGAGCCGCGCGAAATTCACGCCCTGTGAAGAGAGCAGGTTGAAGGCCGCGATCGCCGCGGCGAACCAGTCCCGTTGTCGTTCGCACCACGCCGAGTTGGGCTCGCGGATCCCACCGCCCAGAGAATGGTGGATCGCGCTGTGCCCCCCGCCACAGAGGTTCCTCGCCCAGCAGTGAATGCAGGGCGCCGTGGTCGCCACGCCCAGATCGTCGAAAGCACCTCGGGTAGTATCGTCGAGGCTTCCATCGGTGACACTGCCCAATCGAAAAGCGGCGTTACCCATGAAATAGCGCGAGGGATAAATATCCCCCCGCTCATCCACGGCGAGTGCGTGGGTGCCGCTCCCGTCACTCCGGGACTGAGCCACCCCCTCGTAGATTTGCCGAAAGGTGGAGGCCATGGGTTCCAGGCGAAAGAAATTTCCTTTCAGCAACTGTTGCGCATAATAAACGGCGGCTGTCTGCATACCGGTCAGCACCGCGGCTGGATCGAGACCCGGTCTGGCCAGGTAGGCCGCGGGCAGATCGATATCGATACGCTTGAAGCCCTGCTCGTTGAGCCAGGGGATCACCTCGCAGAAGGAGGCATCGGCCGGAACAAGGACCACACCGATAGCGGCCGCCGTGGCGCCTTCGGTCACCGCACTGAGCTTGGAAAGCCTTCCCGATATGGCGGAACTCAGCTTGTCGAGGAGGGGGCCGACGCCCCCCGCGTCGCTCAGGGCCAGCAGGGCGGACGCTTGGTGCTCGCGGAGCGGTGTGGAGTTCGGCAGCGGCACGACTACGTCCACGGACAGGGACTTTCCGGCGAGTCGGAGGTCCCGAAAGGCGCGCTCCACCAATCGGGCCAGCCCCTCCGGGTGGAATTTCGCTTCCGGCGTGTGAAGCCTGAGCACCAGCTCTTTCCCGGACGCCGAACGCCCGAGCAGCAGCGTAAGCGCACCCGAGACCAGGCTGTCGCAGGCGGGACCGATCAAGGCCGGCAGGCGCAGGTCTACTTCGCGCAGTTCCGGCGTTCCCTCAAACTGCTTCAGTCGTTCCTTCGGGCCGAGGGCGGGCAGGATGGATTTGGTGGAGCGGAGCCATTCCAGTTCGCCAATCACCTCCTCCACTTCCCGAACGGGATGATGTTCGCCGAGGAGGTGAAGGATCCGGTTGACCGGCGTGTGGGGATAGTGCTCCATGACCGCCCACGACACTTCATCGCACTCGAAACAGAAGCATGTTTCCATGTCGAGGACGAAACGCCGCCCTCCCTGCTCGAAGCGGTGTAGCGAGGAGGCTTCCATCAATAGCCGCCCAGGGTTCCCTTGGAGCGGCTCCAGGTTTCCATCGATTTGAAGAGGGTGATGCCCAGCAGGGTCCAGACGACACAACTGATGATGAGGAATTTCATGGACGGATGGACGAAGACCGACTGGTAGTTGTCGTAGTTGTCGCCCACGATACCCTGGTTTGAGATGAGGGCCCACTTCAGCAGGATGGAAGCATCGGCAATGGGCAGGGCATGCACAAAGGCCGCCATGGCCCAGCCCCGCTCCAGCAGGTCATCCTTGGCGTAGATGGCGAGGGCAAAAAGTCCCATGCGGATCAAAATGGCGATCTGGCCCACCTGCTTGAAGACCAGCACGAGCCCGCCCATCATAAAGCCGAATCCGATCAAGTTGATGAAGGTGAGTACCATCAGGGCGATGACAGCCGGGGGGTCGAAATACAGCGTCCCCCCCACGGTTACGGTGACCAGCCATACCATCAGGGCTGACGAGAGCACGCTGGTTACGGCGGCCACGGTGGAGCGGGCAAGGA encodes:
- a CDS encoding SPASM domain-containing protein codes for the protein MEASSLHRFEQGGRRFVLDMETCFCFECDEVSWAVMEHYPHTPVNRILHLLGEHHPVREVEEVIGELEWLRSTKSILPALGPKERLKQFEGTPELREVDLRLPALIGPACDSLVSGALTLLLGRSASGKELVLRLHTPEAKFHPEGLARLVERAFRDLRLAGKSLSVDVVVPLPNSTPLREHQASALLALSDAGGVGPLLDKLSSAISGRLSKLSAVTEGATAAAIGVVLVPADASFCEVIPWLNEQGFKRIDIDLPAAYLARPGLDPAAVLTGMQTAAVYYAQQLLKGNFFRLEPMASTFRQIYEGVAQSRSDGSGTHALAVDERGDIYPSRYFMGNAAFRLGSVTDGSLDDTTRGAFDDLGVATTAPCIHCWARNLCGGGHSAIHHSLGGGIREPNSAWCERQRDWFAAAIAAFNLLSSQGVNFARLHQNLQPRKKLSLWQAARTAMTMKVGVRPIEVSDAPLLTRWENWSDATYFLGNEYGMFLATTYDREMDSLHPRGIEQELMIVSKRNETLGLLKLRPEPRLGMARVWFFLKDPAGYADSGLRKSFGYILKEAAGQTTFNTLIAAAGPGDPGLGDFLKALGFQHAGSERQALFVHDAYHDVDVYTLKL
- a CDS encoding ABC transporter permease, with the translated sequence MSFFLVIKAEIVRSMIVMRRYWFRTLTGMVMGYGMLLVLITGFMVSRDEVTKAATSGFGDAEQATKFVLGFIIGMFAFGIVGMFTQGLQGMASTGVLEQLCLSPHGLVTNFLARSTVAAVTSVLSSALMVWLVTVTVGGTLYFDPPAVIALMVLTFINLIGFGFMMGGLVLVFKQVGQIAILIRMGLFALAIYAKDDLLERGWAMAAFVHALPIADASILLKWALISNQGIVGDNYDNYQSVFVHPSMKFLIISCVVWTLLGITLFKSMETWSRSKGTLGGY